The Terracoccus luteus genome includes a region encoding these proteins:
- a CDS encoding FAD:protein FMN transferase, with product MSTTTRATRPAPSEPARRAWVEHVMGMPVSIHLRAADPGCDPGSRAATAAVAGAFQTFRELDAVFSTYRPDSQLMRLRREEVGLEACSSLLQQALAIGERAEIVTRRAFTTLLPTGEGDLAFDPTGLVKGWAVDLASEHLTTLPGLSWCINAGGDLRVGAHPDLPRTGAEAVRWRVGVEDPRDRTRMAETVTLVEGAVATSGTAARGAHLYDPTLGRAVDRPGSVTVVGPTLLWADIWATALFVGSATTHDAFSVEAPQYRSVNL from the coding sequence GTGAGCACCACGACGCGCGCCACGCGACCCGCACCATCGGAACCCGCCCGCCGCGCGTGGGTCGAGCACGTCATGGGGATGCCGGTCAGCATCCACCTGCGCGCCGCCGACCCCGGGTGCGACCCGGGGTCGCGGGCCGCCACGGCGGCCGTGGCCGGGGCCTTCCAGACCTTCCGCGAGCTCGACGCGGTCTTCTCCACGTACCGCCCCGACTCGCAGCTGATGCGGCTGCGGCGCGAGGAGGTCGGCCTCGAGGCCTGCAGCTCGCTGCTGCAGCAGGCGCTCGCCATCGGCGAGCGGGCCGAGATCGTCACCCGACGTGCCTTCACGACCCTGCTCCCCACCGGAGAGGGCGACCTCGCCTTCGACCCCACGGGTCTCGTCAAGGGCTGGGCCGTCGACCTGGCGTCCGAGCACCTGACGACCCTGCCGGGGCTGTCGTGGTGCATCAACGCGGGCGGGGACCTGCGCGTCGGCGCCCACCCGGACCTGCCTCGCACCGGGGCCGAGGCGGTCCGGTGGCGGGTCGGTGTCGAGGACCCGCGCGACCGCACCCGCATGGCGGAGACCGTGACCCTCGTCGAGGGAGCGGTCGCCACCTCCGGCACGGCGGCGCGCGGGGCACACCTCTACGACCCCACCCTCGGCAGGGCGGTCGACCGACCCGGCTCGGTGACCGTGGTCGGTCCGACCCTGCTGTGGGCCGACATCTGGGCCACCGCGCTGTTCGTCGGCTCGGCTACCACCCACGACGCCTTCTCGGTCGAGGCCCCGCAGTACCGCAGCGTCAACCTCTAG
- a CDS encoding FMN-binding protein produces MSTLTVLVLLFSYSTSRGATATVVTAETRSVTATSRQDAATSDGSASTTQKPASGGDGTTSASSGSSGTTTYDGDAVSTRYGDVQVRITVTDGRITASDVLQVPMEDRHDQMINSQAVPVYDQEAVQQQSAQIDVVSGATVTWEGYTQSLQSAIDQAHLS; encoded by the coding sequence ATGAGCACCCTGACCGTGCTCGTCCTGCTCTTCAGCTACAGCACCTCCCGCGGCGCCACCGCCACCGTCGTCACGGCCGAGACGCGCAGCGTCACGGCCACGAGCCGGCAGGACGCCGCCACGTCCGACGGGTCGGCGTCGACCACCCAAAAGCCCGCCTCGGGCGGTGACGGCACCACGTCGGCATCCTCGGGCTCGTCGGGCACCACGACCTACGACGGTGACGCGGTGTCGACCCGGTACGGCGACGTGCAGGTGCGCATCACCGTCACCGACGGGCGCATCACCGCCAGCGACGTGCTGCAGGTGCCGATGGAGGACCGTCACGACCAGATGATCAACAGCCAGGCGGTCCCGGTGTACGACCAGGAGGCCGTGCAGCAGCAGTCGGCGCAGATCGACGTCGTCAGCGGGGCCACGGTGACGTGGGAGGGCTACACGCAGTCGCTCCAGTCGGCCATCGACCAGGCGCACCTCTCGTGA